GTTCGGTTTCTGGCCTGCGTGGAAAGCGTCAAATCTTGATCCCATTGACGCACTGAGGACGGAATAGCGGACAGGGGACAGGGGAAAGACTCTAATCCCTAGTCCCTAATCCCTGCTACATTCCCGGCATGTCATTGGCGTAATCCCTGAAGCGCGTATATTCACGCTCAAAGGTCAGGTGAAAGACTCCCGTGCTGCCGTTGCGGTTCTTTGCGACTCTTATATCGGCCTTGCTGTTTGCGGTGTCGTTGTTCTCGTTCTCGCTGTAATAATCCTCCCTGAACATCAGCAGCACTAAATCTGCGTCCTGCTCAATCGCGCCGGAGTCCCGGAGGTCTGAAAGCTGCGGCTTCTTCTCATTCCGAGACTCGACAGCCCGCGACAATTGCGACAAAGCTATGACGGGGCATTTCATTTCCCTTGCGGCGGCCTTAAGCATTCGCGAAATGTCTGATACTTCCTGCTGACGGCCATCGGTGAGTCTCTTTTCGCCCGAACTCATCAATTGAAGGTAGTCCACAATCACAAGCGACAAATCCGGGTAACGTGTCTTGAAACGTCTGCACCTTGTGCGGAAATCTACGGCTGTGAGGCTTGAGTCGTCATTGATGAAGATATTGCGCTGTGCGAGAATGCTACATGCTTCCCGGACGCGCTGAAAGTCATCAGTGTCAAAAGCTCCCTTGCTCAACAGTGAGAGGTTCACGCTTGCTTCTGCTGAAAGCATACGCATGACGAGCTGTTCTGCGGGCATTTCGAGACTGAATATCAGAACGGGGCGGTTTGCGCTTCCCCCTCCGAACTGTGCGATGTTCACGGCGAAAGCGGTCTTACCCATTGACGGACGAGCCGCGATAATGTTAAGGCTTCCGGGCTGTAGCCCCCCGGTGTAGCTGTCTAGGTCTGCGAATCCTGTAGGGTAGCCCGATGTCTTGTTGTCATTCTGCCTGTAACGCTCTTCAACGTCAACAAAAACAGGGCTGATTATGTCTTTCACGTGGCGGAAGTCTGTCGAGCTTTTGTTCTCGGCTGCCTCAAAGATTAATTTCTCTGCATGTTCTACGATTTCGGGGACTGACAGCGAATTGTTCACGGACATTCCCCGGATAGCGTCGCCCACAAGCAATAATTTCCTTCTCACGGCGTTTTCGCGGACGATTCCGGCGTGATATATGACGTTGGCTGTAGTTGTAACGTTGTGAACGAGTCCGGCGAAATATGCCTGACCTCCGAGCGGCTCAAGCTCCCCGCGTGAGTCAAGCTCAATCTGAACCGTAACAATATCCGCAGGCTTGTCGGCCATGTACATAGCTGAGAGGACTTCATACACTTTTCTGTTGTCTGGGCTGTAGAAGTCTTCTGGCTTCAGAATCTCGATTGCGCTTCCGAGAGCTTCTTTTGACAGGAGGCAGGAGCCTAACACAGCGCGCTCCGCGTCGGGGCTGTTCGGGGGCTGAAGGCTGTAATCAGGAGTCATGACACCTTCACGGAGAGGGTCATATCACACTGAATGCCGGGGTAAAGTTTGAGCGAGACGGGGAAATTTCCGGGCTGCTTAATTGTGTCGTCAAGTTTGATGTTGCGTTTGTCGAAATCTTTGAGGCCGTGCTGTGATTCGAGGGCTTCGGCGACCTGCGCCGCTGTAATGCTGCCGAATAATTTTCCGTTCTCGCCTGCTTTGCCTTCAACTGTTACGGATTTCCCCTGAAGTTTTTTGCGGAGGGACTCTGCTTCTGCGCGGAGTTTTTCGTCTTTGGCTTTGAGTCTTGCCTGCTCGTTTTTCCATTCATTGAGCTTTCCGGGTGTCGCCTCGATTGCGAGTCCTTTGGGAATAAGGAAGTTTCTTGCGTGTCCGTCGCTTACGTCAACAAGTGATCCTGCCTTGCCTAATTTTGATACGTCTGATTTCAGTATTACCTTCATGAAAATTTATCTCCCTTCTCAAAATTAACCCGCAAATAATATCACGTCCGAGTCCTGCAGGGGTGTCGGCATTCGCGGCAGTTGTGGGCGCAGTGCCTTTCACGGTGAATATACTTCAGCGCAAAATATATCCCGGCAATAATCAGCAGGCCGAAAATTATCTGTGTCATCAAAATTATTCCTCCTCAGTTTTCGCTGTCTATGCGTTCAACAACCTTCCTCAGCTTTTCGCTCACGCTGTCGAGACTGTAAGCAAGTTTCAGACACGTAAGCATTAACATATCTTCCTGAGTCGCACCCTTTATTATTTCCCCGCAAGCCTCATCAATTAATGCCTTTATCCTGTCGATCTCTTCATTCTCAAGCGGGGTATGTATCGTGTAGCTTCCTTTTCCGATTGTGAGAAATACATCGCGTGAAGTTCTCATGTCATCCATCACCTTATCAGCAGCATATGTTCAAGCCTTGCGATTTTCTCGGAGGCTGAAGCGTTGTCGGCCACGCTGTTTTGGAACGCCCGCACAAATGCTTTATCATGCTCCTGTGTCCCGTCTGACTTCCTCGCAAGCTCACGGCGCAGAATATCCCGCTCATTCAATAATTGTTCAACGCGATTCATAATCGTGTCAGCAAAATATTCCGCGTCATTAAGATTCACGGCCATAAAAAAATCACCTCTCCGCTAATTGTAACAGAGGGGTGATAATCTGTATGCTCTATCCTAGCGCACTACGTAGCCTTTTGCCTTCAACGATTCGCGCACACCGTTGTGCAATGTCTCTACTTCCTCAACGGTTAATGTTTTTGTCTGTGAACGGTAGCTCAGACTGTAAGCAAGACTCCTGAATCCGTCCGGGATTCCTTTTCCCGCGTAAATGTCAAACAGCCTCAATGACTCCAGCGTAATATCACTTCCCGAATCTTTCACGCACTGCCGAATGTCGCGCATAACATCATCATTGCTCTTTGTGTCGGCGACAAGAAGCGAAATATCCCGGAATGACGCAGGGAATGAACTTGCAGGAGTGAACGCGGGCTTGCGGCTCTCAGTCAGCCCCGTAACATCAATCTCGAACACATACACGCCCGAAACATCAAGCTCCTGCTCTATCGCGGGCTTCAGTCTTCCTGCGTAACCGATTTTCACGCCGTCAGCAAAAATATCCGCCGTCTGTCCTGCGTGCATGAAATTCTCATGGCCGGAAACAAATTCGACCCTGTATCCCCTTGCAGTAATCAGCGACTCAATATCTGCCTTTATGCTGTAGAAATCCTCACTGCGATTCCCAGAAGGCGAGCGCGTATCGACTCCGCTGAAGATGAGTCCGGCGACATGTTCCGGCTCAGTGTGAGATGATTCGCCGTCCATGAGGAAGACTCGCCCCTGCTCAAAGATTCTCACGGGTTCGCGCCAACCTGAAGTAATGCTGACTTTGAGGCCCTCAATAAGTCCGGGCAATAGAGTCGTTCTCATTGACATTTGGTCGCGGCTGATAGGGTTTGAGATTGTGAGGGGCTTTGCGCGAACATCATCGGGACTCAGCCTCAGCTTTTCGGGGAAATCTTCAGGCAGGAAGCTGTACGTTAATACTTCCGTGTAGCCTCTTGGGATTAGGGTATTGCGTACGAATCCCGCGAGCCTCATAGAGTCGCCGATGTCGGCGCGCTTGGGCATTTCGCCGGGGAGCCTCTCTTCTGTGTCGTTGTAGCCTCTGAACCGCCCGATTTCCTCTATGAGGTCTTCCTCTATCGTTATGTCGGGTCTTGATGACGGCGGCATGAAAACGCGGGAGTCTCCGTTGTCTTTCACCTGAGAGATTCCGAAACCGTCAAGAATTTTTGCGGCCTCGCTCATGTTGTCCCACGAAAGATATACAGATAACTTTTTGCGGGTGAGTGTTACGGGCTTGGGTTCGTGAATGTCATTCTCGGCGGATAACGGCTTGTAACCGACCTCAGCCCCGCACCAGTCGCGAATGAGAGTCGCCGCGGCCATGAGGGCGGATTTGCTCAAAGCGGGGTCAACAGTCCGCGAGAATCTGAACGCCGCCTCCGAGTTTATGCCGAGCCTGCGTGAAGTATGTCCGACTCTTACGGGTGAGAAGCTCGCGCTCTCAATGACGATTATTGTTGTGTCGGGATTAATGCCGGTCTGCTCTCCGCCCATTACACCCGCGAGGGCTATTGCTTCCCCTCCTGAAGTAATCAGCATGTCGCGTTCGGTCAATGCGCGGTCTTTTCCGTCAAGAGTCATCATATGCTCGCCTTCATGGGCTGCCCTCACGGTAATTTCTCTTGCGGGCAACGTGTTAAGGTCAAAAGCGTGAAGGGGCTGGCCTAACATGAGCATGACATAGTTCGTTACGTCGACAGCGTTATTTATCGGCCTCATTCCCAAGTGGGCAAGGTCAATTTTTGCGGTCAGCGGAGAGTCAGAAATTTTTGCGCCTGTCGCAAGTCCCAGCCTGTAAGCGTAACAGCCTTTATCGGGCAATGATATTTTCCCGAACTCTTCAGACCATTCTTTGTCCTGCTTGAGAGGCCGCAGCCATTCGGGAGTCTTGAGCGTTGATTTGGGATACAAGCCTTTGATTTCACGCGCCATTCCGAGAAGACTCAGCAAGTCCCCTCTGTTAGGAGTGATTGAGACATCGAGAATGACATCTCCGACATGATAGAGGCTCTCTGCTTTGTCGCCCGGCCTCGCGTCATTCGGAAGGATTAAGAGTCCCGATGGATCATCAACATCATGAAGCCCAAGCTCCTCCGCTGACAGCATCATTCCGTAGCTCATAACGCCGTGAAAATCTCTTGTGCCTAACTCCGTCCCGTCAGGCAGGATTGCACCTTCTCCCGCGTAAAATACCATGTCGCCCTTCTTCATGTTCTTTGCGCTGGTAATGCAGACGTGAATCCCCGTTCCTGTGTCAAGATGGGCGATGGAATATTTTGCGTCTTTGGGATGGGATTCGAGAGCGTCAATTTTCGCGGCAACGACTCCCTTCATTTTTCCGGCGGTGTAAGTAATGCTTTCGACTTCTGAGCCTGAGAGTGTGAGTCTCTCTGCTAGTTCTTCCGGCGTGAGATTCAGCGGCTCAATGTCGATAAAGTTCCTCAGCAGTTCCCATGACACTAACATTTTTCCGCACCCCCGAATCCTGACATGAAGTATGAAACATTCCCGTCAAACAGCAAACGCAAATCACCAATCCCATATTTGAGCATGGCCATACGGTCGAGTCCTATACCGAAAGCGAAGCCGTTATACTCATCGGGGTCAATTTTCCCTGCGCGGATTACATTCGGATGTACCATTCCCATGCCTACGACTTCAAGCCAGCCCGTTCCATGACAGACCCTGCAATGCTCATCATGGCCGGAGCATTCTACGCACTCTATATCAAGCTCCATTGAAGGCTCTGTGAATGGGAAATAGCTTGCCCGGAAACGGTATCGCAGACTCTTCCCGAAAAATGCGTTCAACATTTCCGACATAGTACCCTTCATGACGCTGAAAGGTACATTTTTGTCGACTAAGAGTCCCTCCATCTGATTGAACATCGGCGAGTGAGTCGTATCATTGTCACGGCGGTAAACTTTTCCCGGGCAGACGATTCTCAGGGGCGCACCGTATTTCAGCATTGAGCGAATCTGCACGGGCGATGTGTGAGTCCGCAGTAATGTCCCGTCAGCAAAGTAGAAAGTATCCTGCATATCACGCGCCGGGTGCCACGGCGGAACGTTGAGACACTCGAAATTGTAATAGTCCTCTTCAATCTCAGGCCCTGACGCTACGGAATATCCGAGTCCCTGCATTATGTCGGCAATCTCGTGCATTGTCTGCAAAACGGGATGGAACGCCCCGGAGATTCTGCCCTTTGCGGGGAGTGTTACGTCAATGCGCTGTGAGATTTCCTGCTTCTCGTTCTCAGCGTCGCGGATTCTTTTTCCGGCCTGCTCTAATTCGTGCTCTATTTCGTCGCGGAGGGTATTAACTTCCTGGCCTGCTGATTTCCTTTGTTCGGGTGGTAATTTTCCGAGTGAGCGCAGTAATTGCGTGAGTGATCCTTTTTTGCCTGTGAATTTTACGCGGATTTCGTCTAACTCTTGAAGTGTTGAAGCTCCTGCGAGGGACTCGCGGAATGAATCCCTCACAGTTTTTGCGGTGATATTATCTTCCGTCATTACTTGGCGGCCTTCACTTTTGCGACTA
This DNA window, taken from Synergistaceae bacterium, encodes the following:
- the rplI gene encoding 50S ribosomal protein L9 — encoded protein: MKVILKSDVSKLGKAGSLVDVSDGHARNFLIPKGLAIEATPGKLNEWKNEQARLKAKDEKLRAEAESLRKKLQGKSVTVEGKAGENGKLFGSITAAQVAEALESQHGLKDFDKRNIKLDDTIKQPGNFPVSLKLYPGIQCDMTLSVKVS
- a CDS encoding phenylalanine--tRNA ligase subunit beta, which produces MLVSWELLRNFIDIEPLNLTPEELAERLTLSGSEVESITYTAGKMKGVVAAKIDALESHPKDAKYSIAHLDTGTGIHVCITSAKNMKKGDMVFYAGEGAILPDGTELGTRDFHGVMSYGMMLSAEELGLHDVDDPSGLLILPNDARPGDKAESLYHVGDVILDVSITPNRGDLLSLLGMAREIKGLYPKSTLKTPEWLRPLKQDKEWSEEFGKISLPDKGCYAYRLGLATGAKISDSPLTAKIDLAHLGMRPINNAVDVTNYVMLMLGQPLHAFDLNTLPAREITVRAAHEGEHMMTLDGKDRALTERDMLITSGGEAIALAGVMGGEQTGINPDTTIIVIESASFSPVRVGHTSRRLGINSEAAFRFSRTVDPALSKSALMAAATLIRDWCGAEVGYKPLSAENDIHEPKPVTLTRKKLSVYLSWDNMSEAAKILDGFGISQVKDNGDSRVFMPPSSRPDITIEEDLIEEIGRFRGYNDTEERLPGEMPKRADIGDSMRLAGFVRNTLIPRGYTEVLTYSFLPEDFPEKLRLSPDDVRAKPLTISNPISRDQMSMRTTLLPGLIEGLKVSITSGWREPVRIFEQGRVFLMDGESSHTEPEHVAGLIFSGVDTRSPSGNRSEDFYSIKADIESLITARGYRVEFVSGHENFMHAGQTADIFADGVKIGYAGRLKPAIEQELDVSGVYVFEIDVTGLTESRKPAFTPASSFPASFRDISLLVADTKSNDDVMRDIRQCVKDSGSDITLESLRLFDIYAGKGIPDGFRSLAYSLSYRSQTKTLTVEEVETLHNGVRESLKAKGYVVR
- the dnaB gene encoding replicative DNA helicase; this translates as MTPDYSLQPPNSPDAERAVLGSCLLSKEALGSAIEILKPEDFYSPDNRKVYEVLSAMYMADKPADIVTVQIELDSRGELEPLGGQAYFAGLVHNVTTTANVIYHAGIVRENAVRRKLLLVGDAIRGMSVNNSLSVPEIVEHAEKLIFEAAENKSSTDFRHVKDIISPVFVDVEERYRQNDNKTSGYPTGFADLDSYTGGLQPGSLNIIAARPSMGKTAFAVNIAQFGGGSANRPVLIFSLEMPAEQLVMRMLSAEASVNLSLLSKGAFDTDDFQRVREACSILAQRNIFINDDSSLTAVDFRTRCRRFKTRYPDLSLVIVDYLQLMSSGEKRLTDGRQQEVSDISRMLKAAAREMKCPVIALSQLSRAVESRNEKKPQLSDLRDSGAIEQDADLVLLMFREDYYSENENNDTANSKADIRVAKNRNGSTGVFHLTFEREYTRFRDYANDMPGM
- the zapA gene encoding cell division protein ZapA, producing the protein MRTSRDVFLTIGKGSYTIHTPLENEEIDRIKALIDEACGEIIKGATQEDMLMLTCLKLAYSLDSVSEKLRKVVERIDSEN
- the pheS gene encoding phenylalanine--tRNA ligase subunit alpha → MTEDNITAKTVRDSFRESLAGASTLQELDEIRVKFTGKKGSLTQLLRSLGKLPPEQRKSAGQEVNTLRDEIEHELEQAGKRIRDAENEKQEISQRIDVTLPAKGRISGAFHPVLQTMHEIADIMQGLGYSVASGPEIEEDYYNFECLNVPPWHPARDMQDTFYFADGTLLRTHTSPVQIRSMLKYGAPLRIVCPGKVYRRDNDTTHSPMFNQMEGLLVDKNVPFSVMKGTMSEMLNAFFGKSLRYRFRASYFPFTEPSMELDIECVECSGHDEHCRVCHGTGWLEVVGMGMVHPNVIRAGKIDPDEYNGFAFGIGLDRMAMLKYGIGDLRLLFDGNVSYFMSGFGGAEKC